From Oryza sativa Japonica Group chromosome 4, ASM3414082v1, one genomic window encodes:
- the LOC107277108 gene encoding putative receptor-like protein kinase At3g47110, translating to MSTSLQYLSGTLLVVCTALFLLNDTTKSQSAAHSNYTDHDALLIFKSLITDDPMAALSSWNQGSSVCSWAGVRCNRQGRVSMLDVQNLNLAGQISPDIGNLSALQSIYLQKNRFIGNIPDQLGRLSLLETLNGSSNHFSGSIPSGLTNCTHLVTMDLSANSITGMIPISLHSLQNLKILKLGQNQLTGAIPPSLGNMSLLTTLDASTNTIAGEIPEELGHLRHLQYFDLSINNLTGTVPRQLYNISNLAFFAVAMNKLHGEIPNDISLGLPKLHIFIVCYNKLTGQIPPSLHNITKIHSIRISHNFLTGKVPPGLQRLSKLVWYNIGFNQIVHTTSILDDLTNSTKLEYLGIYENQIVGKIPDSIGNLSSSLENLYIGGNRITGHIPPMIGRLTRLTLLNMTDNLLDGEIPLEISYLKDLNVLGLSGNNLSGPIPTQFGNLTALTMLDISKNRLVSSIPKELGHLSHILSLDFSCNKLNGSIPDTIFSLTSLSSILNMSYNALTGVIPESIGRLGNIVSIDLSYNLLDGSIPTSVGKCQSVQSLSVCGNAISGVIPREIENLKGLQILDLSNNQLVGGIPEGLEKLQALQKLNLSFNNLKGLVPSGGIFKNNSAADIHGNRELYNMESTVFRSYSKHHRKLVVVLAVPIASTVILLIFVGVMFMLWKSKYLRIDATKVGTAVDDSILKRKLYPLISYEELYHATENFNERNLVGIGSFSSVYKAVLHATSPFAVKVLDLNKIGATNSWVAECEILSTIRHRNLVKLVTLCSSIDFSGNEFRALVYEFMTNGSLEDWIHGPRRHEDSERGLSAVEVLSIAIDIASALEYMHDGSCRAGQVVHCDIKPSNVLLDGDMTAKIGDFGLARLHTQTSARDEESVSTTHNMKGTIGYIPPEYGYGAKTSTSGDVYSYGIMLLEMITGKSPVDQMFGGEMNLEKWVRASIPHQADEVVDKRFMMTGSEESSADGQQQQQVDTVDSKLLLETLLVPMVDVALCCVRESPDSRISMHDALSRLKRINEKIFKSLAVSTP from the exons ATGAGCACCAGCCTGCAGTACCTTTCTGGAACCTTGCTTGTAGTATGCACTGCGTTATTCCTGCTAAATGATACTACAAAATCTCAATCAGCTGCCCACAGCAATTATACAGACCATGATGCCCTTCTCATTTTCAAATCTCTCATCACTGATGACCCCATGGCTGCACTATCATCCTGGAACCAAGGCTCCTCTGTGTGTTCTTGGGCTGGTGTGCGCTGCAATCGCCAAGGTAGAGTCTCCATGCTCGATGTACAAAATCTCAATTTGGCTGGACAAATAAGCCCTGACATAGGTAACCTCTCAGCCCTCCAATCCATCTATCTACAAAAAAATAGGTTCATTGGCAATATCCCTGATCAGCTTGGCAGGCTTTCCCTGCTAGAGACACTAAATGGAAGCTCCAACCATTTTAGTGGGTCCATTCCTTCAGGTCTAACCAATTGTACCCACCTTGTGACTATGGATTTATCAGCAAATAGCATCACGGGTATGATACCTATTAGCTTGCACTCTCTGCAAAATCTTAAGATACTAAAACTTGGACAGAACCAGTTGACTGGTGCAATCCCACCATCTCTTGGTAACATGTCACTTTTAACCACCCTTGATGCTAGTACAAACACTATTGCTGGAGAAATTCCTGAAGAATTAGGTCACCTTCGCCATCTCCAGTACTTTGATCTCTCCATAAACAACCTCACAGGCACAGTTCCAAGACAGCTTTACAACATCTCCAACCTAGCCTTTTTCGCAGTGGCGATGAACAAGTTACACGGGGAGATACCCAATGATATTAGTCTAGGGCTACCCAAACTCCACATTTTCATTGTTTGCTACAACAAGCTTACCGGGCAGATCCCGCCATCTCTCCACAACATAACTAAGATCCATAGCATAAGGATATCACACAATTTCCTCACTGGCAAGGTCCCTCCAGGCCTCCAACGTCTTTCCAAGCTTGTTTGGTACAATATAGGGTTTAACCAAATTGTTCACACCACAAGCATATTGGACGATCTCACAAACAGTACTAAACTCGAGTACCTTGGTATCTATGAGAACCAAATTGTGGGTAAGATCCCTGATTCAATCGGTAATCTATCAAGTTCTCTTGAAAATCTATACATTGGTGGCAATAGGATCACTGGACACATACCACCAATGATTGGGCGATTAACTAGATTAACATTGCTAAACATGACTGATAACCTACTAGATGGAGAAATCCCATTGGAGATCAGTTATCTCAAGGATCTAAATGTGCTTGGGCTATCAGGAAACAACTTATCTGGGCCGATTCCCACACAATTCGGAAATCTTACTGCACTGACAATGCTTGACATAAGCAAGAATAGACTAGTGAGTAGCATTCCAAAGGAGTTGGGCCACCTGAGCCACATACTTTCTCTGGACTTCTCATGTAACAAGCTCAATGGGAGTATCCCTGACACAATTTTTAGCCTTACCAGCCTTAGCTCTATACTAAATATGTCATACAATGCACTTACCGGTGTTATACCAGAGAGCATCGGTCGACTAGGGAACATCGTTTCCATCGATTTATCCTACAATTTGCTAGATGGCAGTATCCCTACATCAGTTGGTAAGTGCCAAAGCGTTCAGTCTTTGTCCGTGTGTGGCAATGCAATCTCTGGAGTAATTCCTAGAGAAATCGAGAATCTTAAGGGCTTGCAAATATTAGACCTCTCCAACAATCAATTGGTTGGTGGTATACCAGAAGGCCTTGAAAAGCTGCAAGCTCTTCAGAAGCTGAACCTCTCCTTCAACAATTTGAAGGGTCTGGTGCCAAGTGGCGGTATCTTTAAGAACAACTCTGCTGCTGACATCCATGGTAACAGAGAGTTATATAACATGGAGTCAACAGTATTCCGATCATATTCCAAACACCATCGTAAGCTAGTGGTTGTATTAGCAGTTCCAATAGCATCAACAGTCATTTTACTTATCTTTGTGGGTGTCATGTTCATGTTATGGAAATCAAAATACCTGCGGATTGATGCCACAAAGGTTGGAACCGCAGTTGATGATTCGATACTCAAGAGAAAACTCTACCCACTTATTTCTTATGAAGAACTATACCATGCAACTGAAAACTTTAATGAAAGGAACCTTGTTGGTATTGGTTCATTCAGCTCTGTGTACAAGGCTGTCTTGCATGCCACTAGTCCCTTTGCTGTCAAAGTGCTAGATCTTAACAAGATTGGTGCAACCAATAGCTGGGTTGCAGAGTGCGAGATTCTAAGCACTATACGACATCGGAACCTAGTAAAGCTGGTGACACTATGCTCAAGTATAGACTTCAGTGGAAATGAATTCCGTGCATTGGTGTACGAGTTTATGACAAATGGAAGCCTTGAGGATTGGATCCATGGCCCAAGGCGGCATGAGGATAGCGAAAGAGGGCTCAGTGCAGTTGAAGTACTCTCTATCGCCATTGACATAGCAAGTGCCTTGGAGTACATGCATGATGGATCATGCAGGGCGGGTCAAGTTGTACATTGTGACATCAAGCCAAGCAATGTTCTACTTGATGGTGATATGACAGCCAAGATTGGTGACTTTGGGCTTGCAAGGTTGCACACACAAACATCTGCTAGAGACGAGGAATCTGTTTCTACCACTCACAATATGAAGGGTACCATAGGTTATATACCTCCAG AATACGGATATGGAGCCAAAACATCGACAAGTGGTGATGTCTACAGCTACGGGATAATGCTCCTTGAGATGATCACAGGAAAGAGTCCTGTAGATCAAATGTTTGGAGGAGAGATGAACCTGGAAAAATGGGTGCGAGCGTCAATTCCACACCAAGCTGATGAAGTTGTTGACAAGCGGTTTATGATGACAGGTTCTGAAGAATCCTCAGCTGAtgggcagcaacaacagcaggtTGATACTGTGGACTCGAAACTGCTGTTGGAGACTCTTTTAGTTCCCATGGTGGATGTTGCATTATGTTGCGTTCGGGAGTCCCCTGACTCACGCATCAGTATGCACGATGCACTGTCTCGGCTGAAGCGGATCAATGAGAAAATTTTCAAGTCTCTCGCAGTGTCTACACCTTGA
- the LOC136356293 gene encoding uncharacterized protein, translating to MQEHEREIEREGEQSKNERERGGGNGGNNAPKKRELLLERRGSEKRLRVTVPVAAAAAAVAVGVGKALASPATQMPRKIVLVLLFLLRMSERVTVMESISQIGRMPAVFLLPVSFLYFDSASLLSRRLLLTGPLPPAAARMSSLARLLGSSAPLPGCCSRVLSRSGP from the exons ATGCAAGAACacgagagagagatagagagagagggagagcagtccaagaacgagagagagagagggggagggaatggAGGAAATAATGCGCCGAAAAAGAGGGAGCTGCTGCTGGAGCGCAGGGGGTCAGAGAAACGCCTGCGGGTGACGGtcccagtcgccgccgccgccgccgccgtggccgtcgGTGTGGGGAAGGCgttggcgtcgccggcgacgcagaTGCCGCGCAAGATCGTGCTCGTGTTGCTTTTCCTGCTGCGAAT GAGCGAGAGGGTCACGGTCATGGAGAGCATCTCTCAGATTGGCCGTATG CCTGCAGTGTTTCTTCTTCCTGTTTCCTTCTTGTACTTTGATAGCGCGtcgctcctctcccgccggctgcTGCTCACGGGTCCTctcccaccggccgccgctcgcaTGTCCTCTCTCGCCCGGCTCCTCGGCTCCTCGGCTCCTCTCCCCGGCTGCTGCTCGCGGGTCCTCTCCCGCTCGGGTCCTTGA